In Nakamurella antarctica, the following are encoded in one genomic region:
- a CDS encoding adenylate kinase, translating to MRLLIIGPQGAGKGTQAALLAEHLHVPHVSTGDLFRANVGHGTELGLQAQKFMDAGNLVPDTITSAMVADRLAEPDATGFLLDGFPRNLSQAEWFDSLCEERGLVLDAVLLLTAPDEVLLERMMARGRADDTEAAISRRLSIYHTETTPLLDHYGPKVVRVDGVGAIEDVQNRILVALGREDLL from the coding sequence ATGCGGCTGCTCATCATTGGGCCGCAGGGCGCCGGCAAGGGAACGCAGGCAGCGCTGCTCGCCGAGCACCTTCACGTTCCGCATGTTTCCACCGGCGATCTTTTTCGGGCAAATGTTGGGCACGGCACGGAGCTCGGGCTGCAAGCACAGAAGTTCATGGATGCGGGCAATCTTGTTCCAGACACCATTACCAGCGCCATGGTGGCCGATCGCTTGGCCGAGCCGGATGCCACAGGCTTTCTGTTGGACGGATTTCCCCGCAACCTGTCGCAGGCCGAGTGGTTCGACTCGTTATGCGAGGAGCGCGGGTTGGTTCTCGACGCCGTGCTTTTGCTGACCGCCCCCGACGAGGTGCTGCTGGAACGGATGATGGCCCGCGGCCGCGCCGACGACACCGAGGCTGCTATCAGCCGTCGCTTGAGCATCTACCACACGGAAACCACGCCGCTGCTGGACCACTACGGTCCCAAGGTGGTGCGGGTCGATGGCGTTGGCGCCATCGAGGACGTCCAGAATCGCATTCTTGTAGCACTGGGTCGCGAAGACCTTCTCTAG
- the rpsD gene encoding 30S ribosomal protein S4 translates to MARYTGPITKKSRRLKVDLVGGDQAFEKRPYPPGQHGRARTKEKEYLTQLQEKQKARFTYGVMEKQFSRYYKEAASRPGKTGETLLQILESRLDNVVYRAGLARTRRAARQLVTHGHFHVNGQRVDVPSYRVSQYDIIDIRKQSVEKFPIELARQTFGDRPTPAWLQVVPNSLRVLIHQLPVRAQIDSQLTEQLIVEYYSK, encoded by the coding sequence ATGGCTAGATATACCGGTCCTATCACCAAGAAGTCTCGTCGTCTGAAGGTCGACCTCGTCGGTGGCGATCAGGCATTCGAGAAGCGTCCTTACCCTCCCGGGCAGCACGGTCGTGCGCGCACCAAGGAGAAGGAATACCTGACGCAGCTGCAGGAGAAGCAGAAGGCTCGCTTCACCTACGGCGTTATGGAAAAGCAGTTCAGCCGTTATTACAAGGAAGCAGCATCCCGCCCGGGTAAGACCGGCGAGACCCTGCTGCAGATCCTGGAATCGCGTCTGGACAACGTCGTGTACCGCGCAGGTTTGGCTCGCACCCGTCGTGCAGCTCGCCAGCTCGTGACCCACGGCCACTTCCACGTCAACGGCCAGCGCGTCGATGTTCCGTCCTACCGGGTTTCCCAATACGACATCATCGACATCCGCAAGCAGTCTGTCGAGAAGTTCCCGATTGAGCTGGCTCGCCAGACCTTCGGCGACCGCCCGACGCCGGCGTGGTTGCAGGTTGTTCCGAACTCGCTCCGCGTGCTGATCCATCAGCTGCCGGTGCGCGCTCAGATCGACTCGCAGTTGACCGAACAGCTGATCGTTGAGTACTACTCCAAGTAG
- the rpsM gene encoding 30S ribosomal protein S13, whose translation MARLAGVDLPRDKRMAIALTYIYGVGRTRALELLAATGISPDLRSKDLTDEDVLALRDHIEASFKVEGDLRREVQADIRRKMEIGSYQGIRHRRHLPVHGQRTKTNARTRKGPKKTIAGKKKAR comes from the coding sequence ATGGCACGTCTCGCCGGAGTGGATCTGCCCCGCGACAAGCGGATGGCAATCGCACTTACGTACATTTATGGGGTCGGCCGCACTCGTGCGCTCGAACTCCTTGCCGCGACGGGCATCAGCCCCGACCTGCGTTCCAAGGACCTGACCGATGAAGATGTGCTCGCACTGCGCGACCACATCGAAGCCAGCTTCAAGGTGGAAGGTGATCTGCGCCGCGAGGTTCAGGCCGACATTCGCCGCAAGATGGAAATTGGCTCCTACCAGGGAATCCGGCACCGCCGTCACCTCCCGGTTCACGGACAGCGCACCAAGACGAACGCCCGTACCCGTAAGGGTCCGAAGAAGACCATCGCCGGCAAGAAGAAGGCTAGGTAA
- the rpsK gene encoding 30S ribosomal protein S11, which yields MPPKTRQGAPKKIRRKEKKNVAHGHAHIKSTFNNTIVSITDPSGAVISWASAGHVGFKGSRKSTPFAAQMAAESAARKAMEHGMKKVDVFVKGPGSGRETAIRSLQAAGLEVGSISDVTPQAHNGTRPPKRRRV from the coding sequence GTGCCCCCCAAGACTCGCCAGGGTGCGCCGAAGAAGATCCGACGTAAAGAGAAGAAAAACGTCGCCCACGGCCACGCTCACATCAAGAGCACGTTCAACAACACCATCGTTTCGATCACTGATCCTTCCGGAGCTGTGATTTCCTGGGCATCCGCCGGCCACGTTGGCTTCAAGGGTTCCCGCAAGTCCACCCCGTTCGCCGCCCAGATGGCCGCCGAATCCGCCGCTCGCAAGGCGATGGAGCACGGCATGAAGAAGGTGGATGTGTTCGTCAAGGGCCCCGGTTCGGGTCGCGAGACGGCAATTCGTTCACTTCAGGCTGCTGGTCTCGAGGTCGGTTCCATCTCCGACGTCACTCCGCAGGCGCACAACGGAACTCGGCCGCCCAAGCGGCGCCGGGTCTGA
- the rplO gene encoding 50S ribosomal protein L15 — MTIKIHHLRPAPGAKTAKTRVGRGEGSKGKTAGRGTKGTGARKNVPAGFEGGQIPIHMRLPKLKGFKNRFRVSYQVVNIGQLAEHFPAGGSVGVDEIVAAGLVRDNKLVKVLGEGEIAGVKLDVTAHAFSGSAKEKIAAAGGSVSAL, encoded by the coding sequence ATGACGATTAAAATCCATCATCTGCGTCCCGCTCCTGGAGCCAAGACTGCCAAGACTCGCGTCGGCCGTGGTGAAGGCTCCAAGGGTAAGACCGCCGGTCGCGGTACCAAGGGTACCGGCGCACGGAAGAACGTCCCCGCAGGCTTCGAGGGTGGGCAAATCCCCATTCACATGCGTCTGCCGAAGCTCAAGGGCTTCAAGAACCGATTCCGCGTCAGCTACCAGGTAGTGAACATCGGCCAGCTGGCCGAGCACTTCCCCGCAGGTGGCTCCGTGGGCGTTGACGAGATCGTGGCCGCTGGCCTCGTTCGCGACAACAAGCTGGTCAAGGTTCTTGGCGAAGGCGAAATTGCCGGCGTCAAGCTCGACGTGACCGCGCACGCATTCTCCGGTTCGGCGAAGGAAAAGATCGCCGCCGCCGGTGGAAGCGTTTCGGCTCTGTAG
- a CDS encoding PIG-L family deacetylase, with protein sequence MVTPAQAPRFDHRDAGTDELVWDVRLDAEAASIVNLAGVSRLIVLAAHPDDESLGAGGLLAAASSAGIEIHVWVATLGEASHPGSPTHEPADLARIRRRELYAALGEVAPRASVRILGLPDGGLERHLSALTRDLHTLTCDAATLVVAPWRGDGHPDHQAAGHAAAALVSGTGARLWEYPIWWWHWAIPSQVEAADLPTAKFVLGPDELRKKRAAMRAHVSQLLPLSPAAGDECIVPPDFAAHFDRPYESYFESAPAPGLQVGSLPRAFFDEFYGDRADPWGFETRWYEARKRALTLAALPRKRFAAAFEPGCSIGVLTAELAARCDTVLATDIAEKPLSAARQRLGDALGVRFEQRAVPAEWPEALFDLIVLSEIGYYCDTPDLALLISRAVSSLAPGGVILACHWRHPVADYPLRGDDVHAALRERSELSVLASHVEEDFLLDVFAGPDVASVARSEGLL encoded by the coding sequence ATGGTGACGCCCGCCCAGGCACCCCGGTTCGACCACCGCGATGCGGGAACTGACGAACTCGTCTGGGACGTCCGGCTCGACGCCGAAGCCGCCTCAATTGTGAACCTTGCGGGAGTATCCCGACTGATCGTGCTGGCGGCGCATCCGGATGACGAATCGCTCGGGGCCGGCGGTCTGTTGGCGGCGGCCAGCAGCGCGGGCATCGAAATCCATGTGTGGGTGGCAACCCTGGGGGAGGCGTCCCACCCGGGTTCGCCGACCCATGAGCCGGCCGACCTTGCGCGAATTCGCCGAAGGGAGCTCTACGCCGCGCTCGGGGAAGTGGCGCCGCGTGCATCGGTGCGCATCCTCGGCCTGCCCGATGGCGGCCTGGAGCGACACCTTTCGGCTCTGACACGCGACCTGCACACTCTCACATGTGACGCCGCCACGCTGGTCGTCGCCCCCTGGCGAGGGGACGGGCACCCGGACCATCAAGCTGCCGGGCACGCCGCGGCAGCGCTGGTATCCGGTACCGGCGCGCGGTTGTGGGAGTACCCCATCTGGTGGTGGCATTGGGCCATCCCGTCGCAGGTCGAGGCGGCGGACCTGCCGACGGCAAAGTTTGTTCTCGGACCTGACGAGCTCCGGAAAAAGCGCGCCGCGATGCGGGCGCATGTCAGCCAGTTGCTGCCGCTGTCGCCAGCAGCGGGGGATGAGTGCATAGTGCCGCCGGACTTTGCGGCGCATTTCGATCGGCCGTACGAGTCCTACTTCGAGAGCGCTCCTGCCCCTGGGCTGCAGGTCGGTAGCCTGCCACGCGCGTTCTTTGACGAGTTCTACGGCGACCGCGCAGACCCCTGGGGTTTCGAAACCCGTTGGTATGAAGCACGAAAGCGCGCACTGACCCTCGCGGCGCTGCCCCGGAAGAGGTTCGCCGCCGCGTTTGAGCCCGGCTGCTCCATTGGTGTTCTCACTGCCGAGCTGGCCGCCCGGTGCGACACAGTGCTGGCCACCGATATCGCCGAAAAGCCCTTAAGTGCTGCGCGCCAACGGCTTGGGGACGCGCTCGGGGTGAGATTCGAGCAGCGCGCAGTCCCGGCCGAGTGGCCTGAAGCCCTCTTCGACCTCATCGTGCTTTCCGAGATCGGTTATTACTGCGACACCCCCGACTTGGCGTTGCTCATCAGCCGTGCTGTTTCCTCCCTCGCACCCGGCGGCGTCATCCTCGCGTGCCACTGGCGACACCCGGTGGCGGACTACCCGCTGCGCGGGGATGACGTGCACGCGGCATTGCGGGAGCGCTCCGAGTTGTCCGTGTTGGCAAGCCATGTCGAGGAGGACTTCCTGCTCGACGTCTTCGCCGGGCCGGATGTCGCCTCCGTGGCCCGCAGTGAGGGGCTCCTATGA
- a CDS encoding acyl-CoA/acyl-ACP dehydrogenase: protein MPVTVVSSFDVQAFLVQAAGVKGNAAQALSLASELSAAAPMPGSGGTAARWQMLSDIAAIDLTAARVAEAHLDALAILSEAGLNLAAAGSTWGVFAAEAPGATVDARERPDGSWLLTGTKPWCSLAGSVSDALVTAHTPGGHRRLFAISLRDAGIEVQTGAWKSLGLAQVVSTAIELDQVSATPVGDEDWYLQRPGFAWGGMGVAACWYGGAVGIARFLFRKLAERDVDQISQMQVGAVDVQLTAARSVLAAAAMAVDSGAATGVAGSLLATRVRCVVADAAEDVITRVGHLLGPAPLALDEDHARRVADLQIYLRQHHAEKDEAALGRDVLAGDLPW from the coding sequence ATGCCGGTCACCGTTGTATCTTCGTTCGATGTCCAGGCTTTCCTGGTGCAAGCCGCAGGGGTCAAAGGCAATGCCGCACAGGCGTTGTCGCTTGCCAGTGAGCTCAGCGCAGCGGCGCCGATGCCGGGTTCCGGTGGGACGGCGGCGCGCTGGCAGATGTTGTCCGACATCGCGGCTATCGACCTTACTGCGGCCCGTGTCGCCGAGGCCCACCTGGACGCGCTGGCAATACTGTCCGAAGCGGGGCTGAACCTTGCAGCAGCCGGGTCGACGTGGGGAGTATTTGCCGCAGAGGCTCCCGGAGCCACCGTCGATGCCCGTGAGCGGCCGGACGGCAGCTGGCTCTTGACGGGCACCAAGCCCTGGTGTTCCTTAGCGGGGTCGGTGAGCGATGCGTTGGTCACCGCCCACACTCCCGGTGGCCACCGGAGGCTGTTCGCCATCTCGCTGCGTGATGCTGGGATAGAGGTCCAGACAGGCGCGTGGAAGTCGTTGGGTCTGGCGCAGGTGGTGTCGACCGCGATCGAGCTGGACCAGGTGTCAGCAACGCCGGTCGGCGACGAGGACTGGTATTTGCAGCGGCCAGGGTTCGCCTGGGGCGGAATGGGTGTCGCAGCATGTTGGTACGGCGGCGCCGTGGGCATTGCCCGGTTCCTTTTCCGAAAGCTGGCCGAGCGCGACGTGGACCAGATCTCGCAGATGCAGGTGGGAGCGGTGGATGTGCAGCTCACCGCAGCGCGCTCGGTGCTCGCCGCTGCGGCTATGGCGGTAGATTCCGGCGCCGCGACTGGCGTCGCCGGTAGCCTGCTCGCTACCCGGGTGCGCTGCGTGGTGGCGGACGCTGCCGAAGACGTCATCACGAGGGTGGGGCATCTCCTCGGACCGGCACCTCTGGCCTTGGACGAGGACCACGCTCGCCGAGTGGCCGACCTGCAGATCTACCTGCGGCAACATCATGCGGAAAAGGATGAGGCGGCTCTGGGCCGCGACGTGCTGGCCGGTGATCTGCCATGGTGA
- the secY gene encoding preprotein translocase subunit SecY, translated as MLTAFVSALKTPDLRKKILFTLGMLAIYRIGTSIPSPGVSYKAINQCIDANVGGTADVYTLLNLFSGGALLQLSIFALGIMPYITASIITQLLTVVIPRFEELKKQGQAGQAKMTQYTRYLTIALGILQSTAFIALAMNGSMFPNCAVKDQLIPDQSALALITLVLTMTAGTAAVMWMGELITDRGIGNGMSLLIFTSIASRIPAEGGNILTNQKGVIFTIFCGIALVVITAVVFVEQGQRRLQVQYAKRMIGRRQYGGTSTYLPLKVNQAGVIPVIFATSLLYIPTLLIQLIGGGVGRDADGNYVGGGWQLWVQRYIVDQGSWSHILLYFALIIFFTYFYVGITFNPTERADDLKKYGGFIPGIRPGRPTAEYLQYVLSRITLPGSLYLGIVAILPNLFLEITGSNNNQNFPFGGTAVLIMVGVGLDTIKQIETQLMQRNYEGFLR; from the coding sequence TTGCTCACCGCGTTCGTGTCGGCGTTAAAGACGCCTGACCTACGTAAGAAGATCCTCTTCACCCTCGGGATGTTGGCGATCTACCGTATCGGCACATCGATCCCCTCCCCAGGGGTGTCGTATAAGGCTATCAACCAGTGCATTGATGCAAACGTGGGCGGAACCGCGGATGTATACACGCTGCTGAACCTGTTTTCTGGCGGCGCACTGCTACAGCTCAGTATTTTTGCCCTTGGCATCATGCCGTACATCACGGCGAGCATCATCACCCAGCTGCTGACGGTCGTCATCCCGCGTTTCGAAGAACTGAAGAAGCAGGGCCAGGCCGGCCAGGCGAAGATGACGCAGTACACCCGGTATTTAACAATCGCTCTGGGCATCCTTCAGTCCACCGCATTTATCGCCTTGGCAATGAACGGCAGCATGTTCCCGAACTGCGCCGTGAAGGACCAGCTGATCCCCGACCAGAGCGCACTGGCCCTGATCACCCTCGTCCTCACGATGACTGCTGGCACCGCCGCCGTCATGTGGATGGGTGAGCTGATTACGGACCGCGGAATCGGTAACGGTATGTCGCTGTTGATCTTCACCTCGATCGCATCTCGAATCCCGGCTGAGGGCGGGAACATCCTGACCAACCAAAAGGGTGTCATCTTCACGATCTTCTGCGGTATCGCCCTCGTCGTTATCACCGCCGTCGTGTTCGTGGAACAGGGCCAGCGCAGACTTCAAGTCCAGTACGCCAAGCGGATGATCGGCCGACGCCAATACGGCGGCACCTCGACCTACCTGCCGTTGAAGGTGAACCAGGCCGGCGTCATCCCCGTCATCTTCGCTACGTCGCTGCTCTACATCCCGACGCTGCTCATCCAGCTGATCGGCGGCGGTGTCGGCAGAGACGCAGACGGCAATTACGTCGGCGGCGGCTGGCAACTATGGGTGCAGCGCTACATCGTCGACCAGGGCTCTTGGTCGCATATCCTGCTGTACTTCGCGTTGATCATCTTCTTCACCTACTTCTACGTCGGTATTACCTTCAACCCCACCGAGCGCGCCGACGACCTGAAGAAGTACGGCGGGTTCATCCCCGGTATCCGTCCGGGTCGCCCCACCGCCGAATACCTGCAGTACGTCCTGAGCCGCATTACGCTCCCGGGCTCGCTGTATTTGGGTATCGTCGCGATTTTGCCGAACCTCTTCCTAGAGATCACCGGCAGCAATAACAACCAGAACTTCCCCTTCGGCGGAACCGCGGTGCTGATCATGGTCGGTGTCGGTCTGGACACCATTAAGCAGATCGAAACCCAATTGATGCAGCGCAACTACGAAGGGTTCTTGCGCTGA
- the map gene encoding type I methionyl aminopeptidase translates to MSKGIEIKSRDELRKMRASGLILIRALETMRAAVEPGMTTYDVDAIGSKVITEAGAISNFKGYHGFTGTICSSVNDEVVHGIPSPSKVLADGDLISIDCGCIVDGWHSDSAISFHVGGSAPTAEVGLIQAATDSMWAGIAAMRAGGKMGDVTSAIEGSVKASVRRDGRGYGEVAGYGGHGIGSAMHMDPFLPNFGRQGKGLKLVAGMALAIEPMLTLGTGVTKELDDGWTVVTKDGSRAAHVEHSVAILDDGISVLTAADAGAAMLAPYGITPISLD, encoded by the coding sequence ATGTCCAAAGGTATAGAAATAAAGTCGCGCGACGAACTGCGGAAAATGCGCGCGTCCGGGCTGATCCTGATTCGGGCTCTGGAGACGATGCGCGCGGCTGTCGAACCAGGAATGACGACGTACGACGTCGACGCCATCGGTTCGAAGGTGATCACCGAGGCTGGCGCTATCTCCAACTTCAAGGGCTACCACGGGTTCACCGGCACCATCTGCTCGTCGGTGAATGACGAAGTGGTGCACGGCATTCCCTCCCCTTCGAAGGTGCTGGCTGACGGCGATCTGATTTCGATCGACTGCGGGTGCATCGTCGACGGTTGGCACTCCGATTCGGCCATTTCCTTTCACGTGGGCGGTTCGGCGCCGACTGCGGAGGTCGGTCTCATTCAGGCAGCTACGGATTCGATGTGGGCAGGGATCGCGGCGATGAGGGCGGGCGGCAAGATGGGTGACGTCACGTCGGCCATCGAAGGCAGCGTGAAAGCGAGTGTGCGACGGGACGGCCGCGGTTACGGCGAGGTAGCTGGCTACGGCGGTCACGGCATCGGCTCCGCCATGCACATGGATCCGTTTCTGCCGAACTTTGGCCGCCAGGGCAAGGGCTTGAAGTTGGTCGCCGGGATGGCGTTGGCGATCGAGCCCATGTTGACACTCGGCACCGGGGTCACGAAAGAACTCGACGACGGATGGACGGTGGTCACGAAGGACGGCTCACGGGCCGCCCACGTCGAACACTCGGTGGCGATCCTCGACGACGGCATCAGCGTCCTGACTGCCGCCGACGCTGGAGCGGCGATGCTCGCCCCGTACGGCATCACGCCCATCAGCCTGGACTGA
- the rplQ gene encoding 50S ribosomal protein L17, translated as MPTPSKGPRLGGSPQHERLILRNLAQSLFEHGKIKTTEAKAKRLRPYAEKLITTAKRGDLHARREILKVIRDKNVVHTLFADIAPLFENRPGGYTRIIKTLARQGDNAPMAIIELVKEETVSSAAGRVTRRAAGTSSNAARPKAAKKSDAADDAVAADVVADDAVVSDDAAADDVVVSDDAVAEDVVVSDDASADDAVASDDAVASDDAVASDDAQDKK; from the coding sequence ATGCCTACTCCCTCCAAGGGCCCCCGTCTCGGCGGATCCCCGCAGCACGAACGCCTGATCCTGCGCAACCTTGCGCAGTCGTTGTTCGAGCACGGCAAGATCAAGACCACCGAGGCCAAGGCGAAGCGCTTGCGCCCCTACGCCGAGAAGCTGATCACCACCGCCAAGCGCGGCGATCTGCACGCTCGTCGTGAGATCTTGAAGGTCATCCGCGACAAGAACGTGGTCCACACGCTTTTCGCTGATATCGCACCGTTGTTCGAGAACCGTCCCGGCGGTTACACCCGCATCATCAAGACCCTTGCTCGCCAGGGCGACAACGCTCCGATGGCCATCATCGAGCTCGTCAAGGAAGAGACCGTTTCTTCCGCAGCCGGTCGGGTCACCCGCCGCGCCGCTGGCACGTCCAGTAACGCCGCTCGCCCGAAGGCTGCCAAGAAGTCTGACGCCGCTGACGATGCTGTAGCCGCAGACGTTGTGGCTGACGATGCTGTTGTTTCTGACGACGCTGCAGCTGACGACGTCGTGGTTTCTGACGATGCTGTGGCTGAGGATGTTGTTGTTTCTGATGACGCGTCAGCTGACGACGCTGTTGCTTCTGACGACGCCGTTGCTTCTGACGACGCTGTTGCTTCTGACGACGCGCAGGATAAGAAGTAA
- the infA gene encoding translation initiation factor IF-1 produces the protein MSKKDGAIEVEGRVVEALPNASFRVELENGHRVLAHISGKMRQHYIRILPEDRVVVELSTYDLTKGRIVYRYK, from the coding sequence ATGAGCAAGAAAGACGGCGCTATCGAGGTCGAAGGCCGGGTAGTGGAAGCACTCCCAAACGCCTCATTCCGGGTTGAACTGGAAAACGGCCACCGCGTCCTTGCTCACATCAGCGGCAAGATGCGGCAGCACTACATCAGGATCCTCCCCGAGGACAGGGTGGTGGTCGAGCTCTCGACCTACGACCTGACCAAAGGCCGGATCGTCTACCGCTACAAGTAG
- the rpmJ gene encoding 50S ribosomal protein L36, which translates to MKVQPSVKKICDKCKVIRRHSRVMVICENVRHKQRQG; encoded by the coding sequence ATGAAGGTCCAGCCGAGTGTCAAAAAGATCTGTGACAAGTGCAAGGTGATTCGTCGCCACAGCCGCGTCATGGTGATCTGCGAGAACGTCCGCCACAAGCAACGCCAAGGCTGA
- a CDS encoding DNA-directed RNA polymerase subunit alpha → MLISQRPGLTEETIADNRSRFVIEPLEPGFGYTLGNSLRRTLLSSIPGASVTSIRIDGVLHEFTTVPGVKEDVTELILNLKELVVSSEEDEPVTMYLRKQGPGDVTAADIAPPAGVTVHNPDLKLATLTKKGKLEIELVVERGRGYVPASPNKAVGAEIGRIPVDSIYSPVLKVTYRVEATRVEQRTDFDRLVLDVETKSSISPRDALASAGTTLMELFGLARELNIDAEGIEIGPSPAEADHIAAFSLPIEEMDLTVRSYNCLKREGIHTVGELVSRTEADLLDIRNFGQKSIDEVKVKLHGLGLGLKDSPAGFDPTAVALAYADADWSDDEEATEPASDVVDEQPAAAGEADVDYAETEQI, encoded by the coding sequence TTGCTGATTTCTCAGCGCCCAGGTTTGACCGAAGAGACCATTGCTGACAACCGCTCGCGGTTCGTCATCGAGCCGTTGGAGCCCGGTTTCGGGTACACCCTCGGTAACTCCCTTCGCCGCACGTTGCTCTCGTCCATCCCGGGCGCGTCTGTTACCAGCATCCGCATCGACGGTGTGCTGCACGAATTCACCACGGTCCCCGGTGTGAAGGAAGACGTCACCGAGCTGATCCTGAACCTGAAGGAACTTGTTGTTTCTTCGGAAGAGGACGAGCCCGTCACCATGTATCTGCGTAAGCAGGGCCCGGGCGACGTCACCGCAGCCGATATCGCGCCCCCGGCCGGTGTCACGGTGCACAACCCCGATCTGAAGCTCGCCACCCTCACCAAAAAGGGCAAGCTGGAGATCGAACTCGTCGTCGAGCGCGGCCGCGGGTATGTTCCCGCGTCGCCGAACAAGGCTGTCGGCGCAGAGATCGGCCGCATCCCGGTCGACTCCATCTACTCCCCGGTCTTGAAGGTCACCTATCGCGTCGAGGCAACTCGTGTTGAGCAGCGCACCGACTTCGACCGCTTGGTCCTCGATGTCGAGACCAAGTCCTCCATCTCCCCGCGTGATGCACTGGCCTCGGCCGGTACCACGTTGATGGAACTGTTCGGCTTGGCTCGCGAGCTCAACATCGACGCCGAAGGCATCGAAATTGGCCCGTCACCGGCCGAGGCAGACCATATCGCGGCGTTCTCGTTGCCGATCGAAGAAATGGACCTCACGGTCCGTTCCTACAACTGCTTGAAGCGCGAAGGCATCCACACGGTGGGCGAACTCGTCAGCCGCACGGAAGCCGACCTGCTCGACATCCGCAACTTCGGCCAGAAGTCGATCGACGAGGTCAAGGTCAAGCTCCACGGCTTGGGCTTGGGCCTCAAGGACTCACCGGCCGGGTTCGACCCGACCGCGGTGGCGCTGGCCTACGCCGACGCCGATTGGTCTGACGACGAAGAGGCAACCGAGCCCGCCAGCGATGTTGTTGACGAGCAGCCAGCTGCCGCTGGCGAGGCCGACGTGGATTACGCGGAGACCGAACAAATCTAG
- a CDS encoding glycosyltransferase, translated as MTSWPGTRAATNGIAVVIPARNEADRLGRSLEAVLESVDDVRSYSDACVRIVLVLDSCTDASADIAAAFGGVDILECELGVVGAVRHVGARYACELLGDDGWIACTDADSVVPARWLRTHLEAASAGFDMLLGTVRPDPDELQDHLLRRWRDAHLLIDGHPHVHGANLGISNRMYRTSGGFAAVQTHEDALLAEAVQGLGGRILRTGESPVLTSARMTGRAPAGMAAYLTNLSQKGA; from the coding sequence ATGACGTCTTGGCCGGGAACTCGGGCTGCCACTAACGGGATAGCAGTCGTCATACCGGCCCGTAATGAGGCGGACCGACTGGGCCGCAGTCTCGAGGCTGTGCTCGAATCGGTCGATGATGTGCGGTCGTATTCGGACGCGTGCGTGCGGATCGTGTTGGTGTTGGACAGTTGCACCGACGCAAGCGCCGACATAGCCGCGGCATTCGGCGGGGTGGACATCCTGGAGTGCGAACTCGGCGTGGTCGGCGCCGTCCGTCATGTGGGAGCGCGGTACGCCTGCGAGCTGTTGGGTGATGACGGCTGGATTGCGTGTACGGACGCGGACTCGGTGGTACCTGCGCGCTGGCTTCGCACGCACCTGGAAGCCGCCAGTGCAGGGTTCGACATGCTGTTGGGAACCGTCCGTCCCGACCCTGACGAGTTGCAGGACCACCTGCTTCGGCGGTGGCGGGACGCACACCTGCTGATTGACGGGCATCCCCATGTCCATGGGGCGAATCTCGGGATTAGCAATCGGATGTATCGAACTTCCGGTGGATTTGCGGCGGTTCAGACCCATGAAGACGCACTGCTGGCTGAGGCCGTGCAAGGGCTGGGTGGTCGCATTCTCCGAACGGGGGAGAGCCCGGTGCTGACCAGCGCGCGGATGACGGGCAGGGCCCCAGCGGGAATGGCGGCGTACCTGACCAACTTGTCGCAGAAGGGCGCCTAG
- the rpmD gene encoding 50S ribosomal protein L30, with protein MAFAVTQKKSIIGVKPNQRETVRSLGLKKIHQTVVVPDNAVNRGYIHTVRHLISVETVSDTEGE; from the coding sequence ATGGCTTTCGCCGTCACTCAGAAGAAGTCCATCATCGGCGTCAAGCCGAACCAGCGGGAAACCGTGCGTTCGCTCGGCCTGAAGAAGATCCACCAGACGGTCGTTGTCCCGGACAACGCCGTGAACCGTGGGTACATCCACACCGTCCGTCACCTGATCTCGGTCGAGACGGTCTCAGACACTGAAGGGGAGTGA